The Alteromonas stellipolaris genome includes a region encoding these proteins:
- a CDS encoding protein translocase subunit SecDF — MTRFSFRGLVYALVILLGLLSAAPNILPDSMRQHVPQWYSQHTLSLGLDLQGGSHLLLEADTDALFARQLDTYSSALFSDLREQNIRYVKHASKQGLSVQFTLSNPDDFYKVKQRASEVAVQSDGSSALLLTQQVTSQKGVEQQGTASKGISQKGNVIVLELTEEYQAAVVKDAINRSLEVVRKRLDETGLTEPSVTRQGSDAILVQMPGISDPANVKALLGTTAQMRFHWQTQVNNSESFIRADINDRQYLLEKHVALEGEHITDAAAVFSPETSQPVVTFRLDNEGARQFATMTKNNIGRVLAVVLDDTVVTAPVINSVIPGGRGEITGSFTMSEAQDVALMLRTGALPVPLHIIEERTVGPDLGSDAIETGVKSGIAGALGVLVFMLAIYGRWGAIASLALTVNMALVFGVLTLFGATLTLPGIAGLILTMGMAVDANILINERIREETKKGRPAGSALKIGFEKAFGTIVDSNFTTLIAVSLLFVFGSGPVKGFAVTIAIGLITSLFTSVALTKLLMQRATKKHQREPINLSSPLLTMADKLGPFNFLKSKKLALSVSLILTLCSMALFFKPGLQYGVDFTGGTMMEISAPQLSTEQLRTVLKEHHFEDIAIQEYGAKNQYLLRAPVSEQSNALSNIGANTGASTEANTVATQGSNIEVLKQVIQDADSTVVFNKVDVVGPKVSDGFADLSILALLIAGGGMLAYLWFQFEAHFATAALLTVLLDLTKTIGFIALTGIEFNLTAVAALLALIGYSINDKVVVLDRVRELLRISPERSLADIINEAVNSTLSRTVFTSLTTLLALLPMALVGGDAVSSFAVPMVFAVVIGTSSTLFITSSLLHMLGKRREQRGKTQLRPTAEEVKASLAHIP, encoded by the coding sequence ATGACACGATTTTCATTTCGCGGCCTAGTGTATGCGCTAGTTATATTACTAGGCCTACTTAGCGCCGCCCCCAATATTTTACCCGATTCTATGCGTCAGCATGTACCACAGTGGTACAGCCAACACACGCTTTCCCTTGGTTTGGATTTACAAGGTGGTTCTCACTTATTGTTAGAAGCGGATACCGATGCGTTATTTGCTCGGCAGTTAGACACCTATTCTTCAGCACTTTTTAGTGACTTAAGAGAACAAAATATTCGCTACGTTAAACATGCTTCTAAACAAGGGCTAAGCGTTCAATTTACACTTTCGAACCCCGACGACTTTTACAAAGTTAAACAACGGGCAAGTGAAGTGGCGGTACAATCTGACGGAAGTAGCGCGTTGCTTCTGACACAGCAGGTCACTTCCCAAAAAGGCGTTGAACAGCAAGGCACTGCTTCAAAAGGTATTAGCCAAAAAGGGAATGTGATTGTCCTTGAGCTGACCGAGGAATACCAAGCAGCAGTAGTAAAAGATGCCATCAATCGCAGCCTCGAAGTTGTGCGTAAACGGCTTGACGAAACCGGTCTCACAGAACCCAGTGTTACCCGCCAAGGTAGCGATGCTATTTTAGTGCAAATGCCCGGTATATCAGACCCTGCCAATGTGAAAGCCTTACTAGGCACAACGGCGCAAATGCGTTTTCATTGGCAAACTCAGGTGAATAATAGTGAGAGCTTTATTCGCGCCGACATTAACGATAGGCAGTATTTGCTTGAAAAGCATGTGGCACTTGAAGGTGAGCATATTACCGATGCGGCAGCGGTGTTTAGCCCTGAAACCAGTCAACCCGTGGTGACGTTTCGCTTAGATAACGAGGGTGCACGACAATTCGCCACCATGACTAAAAACAATATAGGCCGCGTGCTGGCAGTTGTATTAGATGACACGGTAGTCACTGCACCGGTTATCAATAGTGTTATTCCCGGTGGCAGAGGCGAAATTACCGGTAGCTTTACCATGAGTGAAGCACAAGATGTGGCACTCATGCTGCGCACAGGGGCGTTGCCTGTTCCACTGCATATTATTGAAGAGCGCACCGTGGGGCCTGATTTAGGAAGCGATGCTATTGAAACCGGAGTGAAAAGCGGCATTGCAGGGGCACTGGGTGTTTTAGTCTTTATGCTGGCCATTTACGGACGTTGGGGCGCGATTGCGAGTCTAGCGCTTACGGTCAATATGGCATTGGTATTCGGTGTGCTTACCCTCTTTGGTGCCACACTTACTCTCCCTGGTATTGCTGGGCTAATACTCACCATGGGCATGGCAGTAGATGCGAATATCCTAATTAATGAACGTATTCGTGAGGAAACCAAAAAAGGGCGGCCAGCAGGTAGCGCGCTTAAAATTGGGTTTGAAAAGGCGTTTGGTACCATTGTGGATTCAAACTTTACCACGCTAATTGCAGTTAGCTTGCTTTTTGTTTTTGGTAGCGGACCGGTAAAAGGCTTTGCGGTAACCATTGCGATAGGTCTGATAACCTCGCTGTTTACCTCGGTAGCGCTCACTAAGTTGCTTATGCAGCGAGCCACTAAGAAGCATCAAAGAGAGCCCATTAATTTATCGTCGCCACTGTTAACCATGGCCGATAAGTTAGGACCGTTTAACTTTTTAAAGTCTAAAAAATTAGCGTTGAGTGTGTCACTGATATTAACCCTGTGCTCAATGGCGCTCTTCTTTAAGCCTGGCTTGCAATATGGCGTAGACTTTACTGGCGGCACTATGATGGAAATTTCTGCGCCGCAGCTTTCTACGGAGCAGTTGCGCACAGTGTTAAAAGAGCACCACTTTGAAGATATTGCTATTCAAGAGTATGGCGCAAAGAATCAGTACTTATTACGTGCACCAGTATCGGAGCAATCGAACGCATTATCTAATATAGGAGCTAATACAGGAGCTAGCACCGAAGCTAATACGGTTGCCACGCAAGGCAGCAATATTGAAGTGTTAAAACAAGTGATACAAGACGCTGACAGCACTGTTGTATTTAATAAGGTTGATGTTGTGGGGCCGAAAGTGAGTGATGGCTTTGCCGACCTATCTATTTTAGCTTTACTGATTGCTGGTGGCGGTATGCTGGCCTATCTATGGTTTCAGTTTGAAGCGCATTTTGCTACCGCGGCCTTACTTACCGTGCTGCTTGATTTAACCAAAACCATTGGGTTTATTGCCTTAACCGGTATTGAGTTTAATCTTACCGCGGTGGCCGCGCTACTGGCCTTAATAGGGTACTCAATTAACGATAAAGTGGTAGTGTTAGACCGTGTGAGAGAGTTACTGCGCATTAGCCCAGAGCGCTCGCTGGCTGATATTATTAATGAAGCGGTAAATAGCACGCTTAGCAGAACGGTATTTACCTCGTTAACCACGCTGCTCGCGTTGTTACCTATGGCGCTAGTAGGCGGCGACGCAGTTAGTAGTTTTGCTGTACCTATGGTATTTGCCGTTGTTATTGGCACCTCATCTACTTTGTTTATTACTTCATCGTTACTCCATATGTTGGGTAAACGCAGAGAGCAAAGGGGGAAAACACAGCTTCGCCCAACAGCCGAGGAGGTAAAAGCGTCGCTGGCACATATACCTTAA
- a CDS encoding potassium/proton antiporter produces the protein MFAVDHIILLSALLAIFGVLVSKLSPRFGVPVLVLFLGVGMLAGEDGIGRISFDNADAAHSIGTFALILILFDGGLQTSKKSIRRAWKPAALLASIGVVGTAAITGLAAMYILDLPLYLGLLLGAIVGSTDAAAVFSVLRNAGISIPSRLKATLELESASNDPMAIFLTIGLITLIQDSSTKASELALLFVSQMGVGAITGAVVGGLAVALFRRVTLMAIGLYPVFVMLFGVLAFGLAANLNGSGFLATFITGVIVGNSRFSYQRNTFVFIDGLAWLSQIAMFVILGLLVTPSELLHTWKEGLLIAVVLIFVARPLVAMPLLLLSRFSFKASVLISWVGLRGSVPIILAIFPLIFELPSAELIFNVVFFIVMISALLQGSSLPFAARKLGLVLDNPRGESNTLEIVKVAKDKRELIEIVLHSMSASTGKSISELGLPEDTVVALVARGESTLIPKGSTVLQAEDQVFVITKLLDKNIVETCFYGDT, from the coding sequence GTGTTTGCCGTAGACCACATCATTCTACTTAGTGCTTTATTAGCCATTTTCGGCGTGTTGGTCAGCAAACTGTCTCCTCGTTTTGGTGTACCCGTACTTGTTCTCTTTTTGGGTGTGGGTATGCTTGCTGGTGAAGATGGTATCGGTCGTATTTCTTTTGATAATGCCGATGCCGCACATTCCATAGGAACCTTCGCACTTATCCTCATTCTATTTGATGGTGGGCTTCAAACTTCAAAGAAGTCTATTAGGCGGGCGTGGAAGCCTGCAGCGTTACTTGCCTCTATTGGTGTGGTTGGCACCGCGGCCATAACCGGTCTGGCAGCCATGTACATTCTCGATTTGCCCCTTTATTTAGGGCTGTTGCTTGGGGCAATAGTGGGCTCTACCGATGCGGCGGCCGTATTTTCTGTACTGCGTAATGCGGGCATTTCTATTCCATCAAGACTAAAAGCAACCCTAGAGCTGGAAAGTGCATCAAACGATCCAATGGCCATATTCCTCACTATTGGTCTTATCACTCTTATTCAAGATAGCAGCACAAAGGCGTCAGAATTAGCCTTGTTGTTTGTCAGCCAAATGGGTGTGGGTGCAATTACAGGTGCTGTGGTAGGCGGCTTAGCGGTGGCGCTATTTAGGCGCGTAACGCTTATGGCGATTGGTTTGTACCCCGTATTCGTTATGTTATTTGGTGTGTTGGCTTTTGGTTTAGCGGCGAACTTAAATGGCAGCGGCTTTTTGGCTACTTTTATAACCGGCGTAATCGTAGGTAATAGCCGATTTTCCTATCAACGAAATACCTTTGTATTCATTGATGGCCTCGCGTGGCTAAGTCAAATTGCAATGTTCGTTATTTTAGGCTTGCTGGTAACGCCTTCTGAACTTTTACACACATGGAAAGAAGGCTTGTTAATCGCGGTAGTGCTTATTTTTGTGGCTCGGCCGCTGGTGGCAATGCCATTGTTGTTATTAAGCCGGTTTTCGTTTAAAGCCTCGGTGTTGATTTCATGGGTAGGGCTTCGCGGTTCTGTGCCTATAATCTTGGCTATTTTTCCGTTAATTTTTGAATTACCCAGCGCTGAGCTTATTTTTAATGTGGTATTTTTCATTGTGATGATTTCAGCCTTGCTACAAGGGTCAAGTTTGCCATTTGCCGCACGTAAATTAGGCTTAGTACTCGATAATCCTCGGGGGGAGTCGAATACGCTAGAAATCGTTAAAGTGGCAAAAGATAAACGGGAGCTCATTGAAATAGTGCTTCACTCTATGTCTGCCTCAACAGGCAAAAGTATTTCAGAGTTGGGGTTACCCGAAGACACTGTCGTGGCGTTAGTCGCCCGTGGTGAAAGTACGCTTATTCCCAAAGGAAGCACGGTATTACAGGCAGAAGATCAGGTTTTTGTTATAACAAAACTGCTGGATAAAAATATCGTAGAGACCTGCTTTTACGGCGATACCTAA
- a CDS encoding putative bifunctional diguanylate cyclase/phosphodiesterase codes for MTHTGEIKAGQQEMLAVRYRRRYRLCQVLTILGVIFLFALGSFSLVDGAEVLGTILIVNALVGLLNIYLLKRTGNVERAASILSGILFFLSMSLIITGGKNNTGLLWVYPIVAINLFINRFWPAVFWFVIFSVASILLLFTPASLLMMTNYSLVEAIRFILTMLALNSICLAALRSEEQAYQTIMQLHDDDIRKMAYYDTLTGLPNRWSFKTNLERLLSRAEKDKQRIGLLYIDLDNFKQVNDQYGHEAGDRLLLEFSERLWEEIRPTDQLLKPQTESLARLAGDEFVVLLPNIKAPLDASVVATRILNIFDGGFEVDDVTHMIYASIGIAVYPDDACDPSTLLHHADAAMYDAKHNGRNCFKFFTQNIADTLRQRQRIEKGLRQALNDAHFSLVYMPIFDCKDNSIVAIEVLLRCQSPELEGISPELEGISPELEGIGPDQFIPVAEATGLIKEIDLWVIENAFQALVVLQKEHDFKGQICINISGVELHNEVFPTQVKQLLEQYCIAPECVELEVTETAFVADDVSGLETLKALDELGVSLALDDFGTGYTAFSQLIHYPADCLKIDRSFVNDLFSEREARNKMVMIIQNLAKLYDLRVIAEGVETEAQMTYLRENGCDWAQGYYLSRPLPWDNLLKLLSA; via the coding sequence ATGACTCACACCGGTGAAATTAAAGCAGGCCAACAAGAAATGTTGGCAGTACGATACCGACGGCGCTACAGGCTCTGTCAAGTTTTAACTATATTAGGCGTTATTTTCTTATTTGCATTAGGGAGTTTTAGCTTAGTCGACGGCGCCGAAGTCCTAGGCACTATATTAATCGTCAACGCATTGGTCGGCTTACTCAATATTTATCTATTAAAACGTACCGGTAATGTTGAGCGTGCAGCCTCCATACTAAGTGGTATTCTTTTCTTCTTATCAATGAGCTTAATCATTACAGGCGGTAAAAATAATACTGGGTTACTGTGGGTTTACCCTATTGTTGCCATCAATCTTTTTATCAATCGCTTTTGGCCTGCTGTATTTTGGTTTGTGATTTTTAGTGTGGCCAGTATTCTACTGCTGTTTACGCCTGCTTCTCTTTTAATGATGACTAACTACTCACTCGTAGAAGCAATTCGGTTCATCCTAACCATGTTGGCTCTAAATTCCATTTGCTTGGCCGCCTTACGCTCCGAGGAACAAGCCTACCAGACGATTATGCAATTGCATGATGATGATATTCGCAAGATGGCCTATTACGACACGTTGACAGGCCTTCCCAATCGGTGGAGTTTTAAAACCAATCTAGAGCGCCTCTTGTCCCGAGCTGAGAAAGATAAACAACGCATTGGCTTATTGTATATTGACCTAGACAATTTTAAGCAGGTGAATGACCAATACGGTCATGAAGCAGGCGATAGACTATTACTTGAGTTCAGTGAACGACTTTGGGAAGAAATCCGCCCTACGGATCAGCTTTTAAAGCCGCAGACGGAAAGCCTAGCAAGGCTAGCAGGTGATGAATTCGTTGTATTATTGCCCAATATTAAAGCGCCTCTTGATGCCAGTGTCGTGGCAACACGTATTCTTAATATTTTCGACGGCGGTTTTGAAGTGGATGACGTCACACATATGATTTATGCCAGTATTGGCATTGCCGTTTATCCCGATGATGCCTGTGATCCTTCAACATTACTTCATCATGCCGATGCAGCAATGTACGACGCAAAACATAACGGTCGTAATTGCTTTAAGTTTTTCACCCAAAATATAGCTGATACGCTACGCCAACGTCAACGCATCGAGAAAGGCTTAAGGCAGGCTTTGAATGACGCGCATTTCTCTTTAGTTTATATGCCAATATTCGACTGTAAAGATAACAGCATTGTCGCGATTGAAGTACTGCTGCGCTGCCAAAGCCCTGAGCTTGAAGGTATTAGCCCTGAGCTTGAAGGTATTAGCCCTGAGCTTGAAGGTATTGGCCCTGACCAGTTTATACCTGTTGCGGAAGCTACCGGCCTTATCAAAGAAATTGATTTATGGGTGATTGAAAATGCTTTTCAAGCGCTAGTCGTCTTGCAAAAAGAACATGATTTTAAAGGGCAGATTTGCATTAACATCTCGGGTGTGGAGCTTCATAATGAGGTATTTCCTACCCAAGTAAAACAGCTATTAGAGCAATATTGCATTGCCCCTGAATGCGTAGAGCTCGAGGTCACTGAAACCGCATTTGTAGCCGACGATGTGAGCGGTTTAGAAACTCTAAAAGCACTAGATGAATTAGGGGTGTCTTTAGCACTCGATGATTTTGGTACCGGCTACACGGCATTCAGTCAATTGATACATTACCCTGCCGATTGTTTGAAAATCGACCGTTCATTTGTTAACGATCTCTTTTCAGAACGTGAAGCGCGCAACAAAATGGTGATGATTATTCAAAATTTGGCAAAGCTTTACGATCTTCGCGTTATTGCCGAAGGCGTTGAAACTGAAGCTCAGATGACGTATCTGCGAGAAAACGGCTGTGACTGGGCACAAGGATATTATTTATCGCGCCCGTTACCTTGGGATAACTTACTCAAATTATTGAGCGCTTAA
- a CDS encoding ATP-binding protein, producing the protein MQFQPPPLRKRLLTSMLPRLFGLILIVALMLFAFTFFFAKQQIESVQKQSIEGLKQDLSFIVNDTTRQLSDLASNDIIINSLVDLEQRDNYLPMFFRSLKLTQTRNVEFALYDFSGEMVIQKNWSHSISEKLDTAWQQKTLGASLSFSSITQNGVLFSVPVLLSGAAEGALVMYVESLQALLAPYPRLTNQVVTDENGLVLFSSDPEFIIPGTPFSDVDTMGYVLQDSRYQNLTLYSIKPIVNALKGLYWLALLMLAIIIGIILVNFHMIRTTALLAENTLSTLYKDIVNRIKDTDIQEPVIVEEARELANIRSAFDTLISDLAEMSLSNEQFSNVIDSMGDMLLVVDDKHRVMLSNKRFDAFCEDQYGEREGTVKYILNKLINKSSGELKHFSVEDGLEKHIKWTNTPLEDANHNIKGAIFVGVDYSTQRSLESHVQILNHAMDEATVSIVISDIKRTGQPIIYVNNAFHRLTGHSKEDIIGRNCRLMQGEGTDSHATTLIRRAIANREPVETTILNYRKDGTSFYNRLILTPVKSGGEVTHYIGFQQDVTQQRQAERYLQDAKQKAEESAHMKSGFLASMSHEIRTPIHGISGVLQLLSNSPLNDEQKHYLSLANFSIQGLLHIVNDILDFSKIEAGQLQIDDQPFDLLETLESLQSQYAILCQEKGLRLHFHFNLQGFHVVIGDSVRFRQILSNLIGNAVKFTEKGEIDVTTTLEHTNGDKLRLTCAVKDSGIGIAKEKQAGIFEVFTQEDLSTTRKFGGTGLGLSISKQLCELMDGEIRLESEKGEGSTFTFNIILKEGDDSLVAPQLSAAHSHNTAAQKRKILIVEDNDINQVIVKQHLSGHKTLSAKSGIEALEALKKMKVTFDLILMDCQMPDMDGFEATRRIRRGEAGERYVNAPIIALTANAMKGDREDCFNAGMNDYLSKPFDVRDLLEKVNYWAEKSTEAKLQLS; encoded by the coding sequence ATGCAATTCCAGCCACCACCGCTTAGAAAGCGCCTATTAACCAGTATGCTGCCCCGCTTGTTTGGGTTAATTTTAATTGTAGCGTTAATGCTTTTTGCGTTTACCTTCTTTTTTGCCAAGCAGCAAATTGAGAGCGTTCAAAAACAGTCTATTGAAGGCTTAAAGCAAGATCTTTCTTTCATCGTTAATGATACCACCCGGCAGTTATCTGACCTTGCGTCTAACGATATTATTATCAACTCACTGGTGGATTTAGAACAGCGGGATAATTATCTCCCTATGTTCTTCAGATCGTTAAAGTTAACCCAAACCCGTAATGTAGAATTTGCGTTATACGACTTTTCCGGCGAAATGGTTATTCAGAAAAATTGGAGTCATTCTATTTCTGAAAAACTGGATACTGCATGGCAGCAAAAGACCCTTGGCGCGTCGCTATCATTTTCTTCAATCACCCAAAATGGGGTGCTTTTTTCAGTGCCTGTTTTGCTAAGCGGCGCTGCAGAAGGTGCGCTAGTCATGTACGTGGAAAGCCTTCAAGCCTTATTAGCCCCCTACCCTCGACTAACTAACCAAGTCGTGACTGATGAAAATGGGTTAGTACTTTTCAGCAGTGATCCTGAATTTATCATTCCAGGCACTCCGTTTAGTGACGTGGATACCATGGGCTATGTGTTGCAGGACTCTCGCTATCAGAACTTAACCCTGTATAGCATTAAACCTATCGTCAACGCCCTAAAAGGTTTGTATTGGTTAGCACTACTCATGTTGGCCATTATTATAGGTATTATCTTAGTTAATTTTCACATGATTCGTACCACTGCGCTGCTTGCGGAGAATACCCTTTCAACCCTTTATAAAGACATTGTTAATCGTATTAAAGATACCGATATTCAAGAGCCAGTGATTGTAGAAGAAGCCCGAGAATTAGCTAATATTCGCAGTGCGTTTGATACTTTAATATCAGATCTTGCAGAGATGTCATTATCGAATGAACAGTTTTCTAATGTTATTGATTCGATGGGAGATATGCTCTTAGTGGTAGATGATAAGCATCGCGTGATGTTAAGCAACAAACGCTTCGATGCTTTTTGTGAAGATCAGTACGGAGAACGTGAGGGTACGGTTAAGTACATTCTCAACAAGCTCATTAATAAATCTTCTGGAGAGTTAAAACACTTCTCGGTAGAAGACGGACTAGAAAAGCATATTAAATGGACCAATACGCCACTTGAAGATGCTAACCATAATATTAAAGGCGCTATTTTCGTTGGGGTTGATTATAGCACCCAGCGCTCCCTTGAAAGTCATGTACAAATTCTTAATCACGCCATGGATGAAGCTACCGTTTCTATTGTTATTTCAGACATAAAACGCACAGGCCAGCCAATAATTTATGTTAACAATGCATTTCACCGTCTTACAGGGCACAGTAAAGAAGATATTATTGGTAGAAATTGCAGGCTGATGCAGGGTGAGGGTACTGATAGCCATGCAACAACATTGATTCGCAGAGCGATTGCAAACCGTGAACCTGTTGAAACCACAATACTTAACTACCGTAAAGACGGAACGTCTTTCTACAACAGGCTTATACTTACTCCAGTAAAGTCTGGAGGCGAAGTCACCCACTATATTGGTTTTCAACAAGACGTGACACAACAGCGACAAGCCGAGCGTTATTTGCAAGATGCGAAGCAAAAAGCGGAAGAGTCAGCGCATATGAAATCTGGCTTCCTTGCCAGTATGAGCCATGAAATACGTACTCCTATTCACGGTATTTCTGGAGTACTGCAGTTGCTATCGAATTCCCCATTGAACGACGAGCAAAAGCACTACCTCTCGCTTGCTAATTTCAGTATTCAAGGCCTGCTGCACATCGTCAATGACATTCTTGATTTCTCTAAAATTGAAGCTGGGCAACTTCAAATAGATGATCAACCTTTCGATTTATTAGAAACCCTAGAAAGCTTGCAGTCGCAATACGCCATTTTGTGTCAAGAAAAAGGGCTTCGCCTTCATTTTCATTTTAACCTTCAAGGTTTTCATGTGGTCATCGGAGACTCGGTTCGCTTCCGGCAAATTCTCTCTAATTTGATTGGTAACGCAGTTAAATTCACCGAGAAGGGTGAAATTGACGTCACTACCACCTTAGAACATACCAATGGCGATAAGCTTCGCTTGACCTGCGCAGTCAAAGATTCGGGGATAGGTATCGCAAAAGAAAAACAAGCAGGAATTTTTGAGGTCTTTACCCAAGAAGACCTGTCTACAACACGCAAATTTGGTGGCACGGGGCTTGGCCTTTCTATCAGTAAACAGTTGTGTGAGCTTATGGATGGTGAAATTCGTTTAGAAAGTGAAAAAGGCGAAGGCAGTACTTTCACTTTTAACATCATCCTAAAAGAGGGCGACGATAGCCTAGTAGCGCCCCAACTAAGTGCGGCTCATAGCCACAACACCGCAGCACAAAAACGTAAAATTCTTATTGTTGAAGATAACGACATCAACCAGGTCATTGTGAAACAGCATTTAAGCGGCCACAAAACCTTGAGTGCGAAATCAGGTATTGAAGCATTAGAAGCCTTAAAGAAAATGAAAGTGACTTTTGATTTAATATTGATGGACTGCCAAATGCCTGACATGGATGGTTTTGAAGCAACCCGCCGAATACGTCGCGGTGAGGCGGGCGAGCGGTATGTAAATGCTCCCATCATTGCACTAACAGCGAATGCCATGAAAGGTGACAGAGAAGACTGTTTTAACGCTGGTATGAACGACTATTTAAGTAAACCCTTCGACGTTCGAGACCTACTAGAAAAAGTAAACTACTGGGCGGAAAAAAGCACCGAAGCCAAGTTACAGCTTAGCTGA
- a CDS encoding ABC transporter substrate-binding protein: MEGKTNQLMLYNYKPYPQLQDFMRLRFTFWLLTLLMLSFHSNGSETSTPLYIGIDADFSAVAVDGGVAIKRGVELAVDEINKKGGLLGRPVDILLKDHRGNPARGIHNIKQFATNSDLIAVIGGVHTPVALAELETVHQLNLLYLVPWAAGTQVVDNQYTPNNVFRVSVRDAEAGKVLIQHVASRGIKRVALVLERTGWGRSNETSLSLAAAEMGITITTTRWINWQQKKFEEDISAIKSDKAEAIVLVANAPEGALVVNELAAQNLTAFPVVSHWGIASGNFIERLNVEPDLLNLSVLQTFHFDYQKHAKAQQLLEAYHRKYGLIAPEAIHAVTGIAHAYDLVNMLALAVTKAGTTDVDALRNTLEDLGTFDGALKTYDPAFTPTQHDALMAKDYFMASFDKKGNLVVLENQ, encoded by the coding sequence TTGGAAGGTAAAACTAACCAATTAATGCTATACAATTACAAGCCTTATCCTCAACTTCAAGATTTTATGCGCTTACGTTTCACATTTTGGCTCTTAACGTTATTGATGTTAAGTTTTCACTCCAACGGCAGTGAGACGTCTACACCACTCTATATTGGTATAGACGCTGACTTTTCGGCTGTTGCCGTGGACGGTGGTGTAGCCATAAAAAGAGGCGTTGAACTTGCGGTAGATGAAATTAATAAAAAGGGGGGCTTGCTAGGCCGTCCGGTTGATATCCTCTTGAAAGATCACAGAGGCAACCCTGCCCGCGGTATTCACAATATTAAACAGTTCGCCACCAATAGCGATTTAATCGCGGTAATAGGAGGCGTACATACCCCTGTGGCATTGGCCGAGCTTGAGACTGTTCATCAACTTAATTTGCTTTATCTCGTTCCTTGGGCGGCGGGCACGCAAGTGGTAGACAACCAATATACTCCCAACAATGTATTTCGCGTGTCAGTCCGTGACGCCGAGGCGGGAAAAGTACTTATTCAGCATGTTGCTTCTCGCGGTATTAAACGTGTAGCACTGGTTTTAGAACGTACTGGGTGGGGGCGCTCTAACGAGACATCGCTCAGCTTGGCTGCGGCCGAAATGGGGATCACCATAACCACTACCCGCTGGATTAACTGGCAACAGAAGAAATTTGAAGAAGATATATCTGCTATCAAGTCAGACAAAGCAGAAGCCATCGTTTTAGTTGCTAATGCACCTGAAGGTGCGTTGGTAGTGAACGAATTAGCCGCCCAAAACCTCACAGCTTTCCCTGTTGTTTCCCATTGGGGCATTGCTTCAGGCAACTTTATAGAGCGTTTAAATGTAGAGCCCGACTTACTGAACTTGTCGGTATTGCAAACATTTCATTTTGATTATCAGAAGCACGCAAAAGCCCAGCAGTTGTTAGAGGCTTACCACCGCAAATATGGCTTAATCGCTCCTGAAGCTATTCACGCGGTTACAGGCATTGCGCACGCGTATGACCTTGTTAATATGCTAGCATTAGCGGTAACAAAAGCGGGTACCACGGATGTAGATGCGCTACGAAACACATTAGAAGACTTAGGTACTTTCGACGGTGCATTGAAAACTTATGACCCAGCATTTACCCCCACACAGCATGACGCATTAATGGCTAAGGACTATTTTATGGCTTCATTTGATAAAAAAGGTAACTTGGTCGTTCTGGAAAATCAGTAA
- a CDS encoding AraC family transcriptional regulator — protein MPISTNNPVSTTELAFLSQILKQFLNAKGKSALNGVSKTDIEGVRVFRDPHGSPKQPLLYQSGIIIMLQGTKRLYVDNREIEYKKGDYIVFGVPLPAQCAATLDNDDCILGLVIDIPASLLVELSQWRDDKEKNSPAPTFTVSQQSLDENITDATRRLLQALTHGNSAQALGAGFVREIVYYVLNGPAGHVLCGLTDNGHYARVAQALRTIHDDYASVLNVDSLAASVNMSVSGFHRAFRDVVLDSPVQYIKKFRLSKARELIALGHRVGDAAEAVGYNSLSQFSREFKRYYQFTPVQDRQSAN, from the coding sequence TTGCCTATTTCTACAAACAATCCAGTTTCCACTACTGAGCTGGCTTTTTTAAGCCAAATTCTGAAACAGTTTTTAAACGCTAAAGGTAAATCGGCACTGAATGGCGTGAGCAAAACGGATATAGAAGGAGTGCGAGTTTTCCGCGATCCTCACGGAAGCCCCAAGCAGCCGCTACTTTATCAGTCGGGTATTATTATCATGTTACAAGGCACTAAACGCTTGTATGTTGATAATCGTGAAATCGAATACAAGAAAGGCGATTACATTGTTTTCGGTGTGCCCTTGCCTGCGCAATGTGCTGCCACCTTAGACAATGACGATTGCATATTAGGTTTGGTCATTGATATTCCCGCATCGTTACTGGTAGAGCTTTCCCAATGGCGTGACGACAAGGAAAAAAACAGCCCCGCCCCTACGTTTACAGTCAGTCAGCAGTCATTAGATGAAAATATTACCGATGCTACACGCAGACTACTACAAGCATTAACACACGGTAATAGTGCACAGGCACTGGGCGCAGGTTTTGTGCGAGAAATTGTATACTATGTTCTCAATGGCCCAGCTGGTCACGTACTATGTGGATTAACTGACAACGGCCACTATGCGAGAGTCGCACAAGCATTACGAACGATTCATGATGACTATGCATCGGTATTAAATGTAGATTCACTTGCTGCGAGTGTGAACATGAGTGTATCTGGTTTCCACCGCGCATTTCGTGATGTCGTGCTGGACTCACCCGTCCAATATATAAAGAAATTTAGATTGTCTAAAGCCAGAGAGTTAATCGCGCTAGGTCATCGAGTGGGAGACGCGGCCGAAGCGGTGGGTTACAACAGCCTATCGCAATTCTCCAGAGAGTTTAAGCGATACTACCAATTCACCCCAGTCCAAGATCGTCAATCTGCGAACTAA